Proteins found in one Macrobrachium nipponense isolate FS-2020 chromosome 35, ASM1510439v2, whole genome shotgun sequence genomic segment:
- the LOC135208236 gene encoding uncharacterized protein LOC135208236: protein MALKALVVIALLAMMGVANCQVGYELPVPSNTNGAPDLKAEESVVVEDQEDPLAVLAALIPGGGVPGEDYPILSSVPDTGFKCEDQEFPGYYADTADEAKCQVFHICQFDGHQDSFLCPNGTVFNQQYFVCDWWFNVDCAASGDFVRLNADIGKVMEELADASAKSEVVAPGQLYGVPEVQETPAPPPPPPTTPSGFYSAPSRS from the exons ATGGCTCTCAAAGCTTTGGTGGTGATTGCCCTCCTGG CCATGATGGGAGTGGCCAACTGTCAGGTCGGCTACGAATTACCTGTGCCCAGCAACACCAATGGCGCCCCTGACCTGAAGGCGGAGGAATCCGTCGTCGTCGAAGACCAAGAAGACCCCCTGGCTGTCCTGGCCGCCCTTATCCCAGGGGGCGGCGTCCCTGGGGAAGATTACCCCATCCTGTCGTCAGTCCCTGACACCGGATTCAAATGCGAAGACCAGGAGTTCCCAGGTTACTACGCTGACACTGCTGACGAAGCCAAGTGTCAGGTCTTCCACATCTGCCAGTTCGACGGCCACCAGGACTCCTTCCTCTGCCCCAACGGCACCGTCTTCAACCAGCAGTACTTCGTCTGCGACTGGTGGTTCAACGTGGACTGCGCCGCCTCTGGGGACTTCGTCAGACTGAACGCCGACATCGGGAAGGTGATGGAGGAGTTGGCTGATGCGTCAGCCAAGAGCGAAGTCGTGGCCCCAGGGCAGCTGTACGGAGTTCCCGAGGTGCAGGAGACCCccgcccctcctccccctcccccaacgacCCCCAGTGGCTTCTACAGCGCCCCCAGCAGGTCTTAA
- the LOC135208237 gene encoding uncharacterized protein LOC135208237: MVFPKSILILAMLGIVNCQNGYQLPVPSNAYGAPDLRAEESAVVEEQEDPLTVLAALIPGGGVPGEDYPILSSVPDTGFKCEEQEFPGYYADVADEAKCQVFHICQFDGHQDSFLCPNGTVFNQQYFVCDWWFNVDCAASGDFVRLNADIGKVLEETDASSRSEVAAPGQLYTAPEVRQDEGTPAPPSGFYSRPQ, from the exons ATGGTTTTTCCTAAGTCAATTTTGATATTGG CCATGCTGGGTATCGTCAACTGCCAAAACGGTTATCAGTTACCTGTGCCCAGCAATGCCTACGGTGCCCCTGACCTGAGGGCGGAGGAATCCGCTGTCGTCGAAGAGCAAGAAGACCCCCTGACAGTCCTGGCCGCCCTTATCCCAGGGGGCGGCGTCCCTGGGGAAGATTACCCAATCCTGTCGTCAGTCCCTGACACAGGATTCAAATGCGAAGAGCAGGAGTTCCCAGGATACTACGCTGACGTCGCTGACGAAGCCAAGTGTCAGGTCTTCCACATCTGCCAGTTCGACGGCCACCAGGACTCCTTCCTCTGCCCCAACGGCACCGTCTTCAACCAGCAGTACTTCGTCTGCGACTGGTGGTTCAACGTGGACTGCGCCGCCTCTGGGGACTTCGTCAGACTTAACGCCGACATCGGGAAGGTGTTAGAAGAAACTGATGCCTCCTCCAGGAGTGAGGTTGCTGCCCCAGGCCAGCTGTACACCGCCCCGGAGGTACGGCAAGATGAAGGGACGCCCGCGCCCCCTAGCGGTTTCTATAGTCGCCCTCAGTAG
- the LOC135208154 gene encoding trithorax group protein osa-like, translated as MDRILHIIAMAVVIAGVSAQDGYSYDYPNSYDYPNDPSSGAASGGRGQEGNDDPLQMLAEAIPGGGVPGQDYPILANAPNTGFTCLNQPVPGYYADTAPEAGCQVFYICQFDGRQDAFLCPNGTIFNQQYFVCDWWYNVDCSATEQFISLNADIGKVPASNEANAPGQQSSAPNQQRPQGASPSTPGQQYSTPNQQRPQGVSPSAPGQQYSAPNQQRPQGSSPSAPGQQYSAPNQQRPQGASPSAPGQQYSAPNQQRPQGSSPSAPGQQYSAPNQQRPQGASPSAPGQQYSTPNQQRPQGVSPSAPGQQYSAPNQQRPQGSSPSAPGQQYSAPNQQRPQGASPSAPGQQYSAPNQQRPQGSSPSAPGQQYSAPNQQRPQGGSPSAPSQQYSAPNQQRPQGASPSAPGQQYSAPNQQRPQGGSLSVPGQQYSAPNQQRPQGASPSAPGQQYSAPISNDHKGHLLQLLVNSTQPPISNDHKGRLHQLPELSNRPQGTSPSAPGQQYSAPISNDAPILIKDPNRLSSISSWSNYVTLRPPPISNDHKGHLLPPPGQHTTTPNQHDHKGAQSPSAPVLTAPNQQDHKGNLLQLLVNSTQHPINNDHKASPSAPGQQYSAPNQQQQQGTSPSAPGQQYSTPNQQRPQGEPILFPGQQYSAPNQQQPQGTSPSAPGQQYSVPNQQRPQLMSPSAPGQQYSVPTQQRPQGSSTSAPGQQYSAPNQQGPQGASPSAPGQQYSAPNQQGPQGASPSAPGQQYSAPNQQGQQGASPSAPGQQYSAPNQQRPQGASPAARSLQFSAPSQERQSMTPPSQLYSPTNKQQQAMDPPSQYYSMPNP; from the exons ATGGATCGGATACTCCACATCATTGCTATGG CCGTTGTGATCGCGGGTGTTAGTGCCCAGGACGGCTACAGTTACGATTACCCAAACAGCTACGATTACCCAAACGACCCTTCATCCGGAGCGGCCTCAGGAGGTCGGGGCCAAGAAGGGAACGACGACCCTTTACAA ATGTTGGCCGAAGCAATTCCCGGTGGCGGTGTTCCAGGACAGGACTACCCAATTTTGGCCAACGCCCCAAACACAGGATTTACTTGTCTCAACCAACCTGTACCAGGGTATTATGCAGATACTGCTCCCGAGGCTGGTTGTCAGGTGTTCTACATCTGTCAGTTTGATGGCCGCCAAGATGCTTTCTTGTGTCCCAATGGGACCATCTTCAACCAACAGTATTTTGTCTGTGACTGGTGGTATAATGTGGACTGCTCAGCCACTGAACAGTTCATTAGCCTAAATGCTGACATTGGCAAAGTTCCCGCAAGCAATGAGGCAAACGCTCCTGGTCAACAGTCCTCAGCCCCAAATCAGCAACGACCACAAGGGGCGTCTCCCTCCACTCCTGGTCAACAGTATTCAACCCCCAATCAGCAACGACCACAAGGTGTGTCTCCCTCAGCTCCTGGTCAACAGTACTCAGCTCCCAACCAGCAAAGACCACAAGGGTCGTCTCCATCAGCTCCTGGTCAACAGTACTCAGCCCCCAATCAGCAAAGACCACAAGGAGCGTCTCCATCAGCTCCTGGTCAGCAGTACTCAGCTCCCAACCAGCAAAGACCGCAAGGGTCGTCTCCATCAGCTCCTGGTCAACAGTACTCAGCCCCGAATCAGCAACGACCACAAGGGGCGTCTCCATCAGCTCCTGGTCAACAGTATTCAACCCCCAATCAGCAACGACCACAAGGTGTGTCTCCCTCAGCTCCTGGTCAACAGTACTCAGCTCCCAACCAGCAAAGACCACAAGGGTCGTCTCCATCAGCTCCTGGTCAACAGTACTCAGCCCCCAATCAGCAAAGACCACAAGGAGCGTCTCCATCAGCTCCTGGTCAGCAGTACTCAGCTCCCAACCAGCAAAGACCGCAAGGGTCGTCTCCATCAGCTCCTGGTCAACAGTACTCAGCCCCGAATCAGCAACGACCACAAGGTGGGTCTCCCTCCGCTCCCAGTCAACAGTACTCAGCCCCCAATCAGCAAAGACCACAAGGAGCGTCTCCATCAGCTCCTGGTCAGCAGTACTCAGCCCCAAATCAGCAACGACCACAAGGTGGGTCTCTCTCAGTTCCTGGTCAGCAGTACTCAGCCCCAAATCAGCAACGACCACAAGGGGCGTCTCCATCAGCTCCTGGTCAACAGTACTCAGCCCCAATCAGCAACGACCACAAGGGGCATCTCCTTCAGCTCCTGGTCAACAGTACTCAGCCCCCAATCAGCAACGACCACAAGGGGCGTCTCCATCAGCTCCCTG AACTCAGCAACAGACCACAAGGGACATCTCCCTCAGCTCCTGGTCAACAGTACTCAGCCCCCATCAGCAACGACGCCCCAATCCTTATCAAGGACCCCAATCGGCTGTCGTCCATCAGCTCCTGGTCAAACTATGTAACTCTCAGGCCTCCCCCAATCAGCAACGACCACAAGGGACATCTCCTTCCGCCTCCTGGTCAACATACTACTACACCCAATCAGCACGACCACAAGGGGGCCCAATCTCCTTCCGCTCCAGTACTAACAGCACCTAATCAACAAGACCACAAGGGCAATCTCCTTCAGCTCCTGGTCAACAGTACTCAGCACCCAATCAACAACGACCACAAGGCATCTCCTTCAGCTCCTGGTCAACAGTACTCAGCACCAAATCAGCAGCAACAACAAGGGACATCTCCTTCAGCTCCTGGTCAACAGTACTCTACACCCAATCAGCAGCGACCACAAGGGGAGCCTATACTATTTCCTGGTCAACAGTACTCAGCACCTAATCAGCAGCAACCACAAGGGACATCTCCTTCAGCTCCTGGTCAACAGTACTCAGTACCCAACCAACAAAGACCACAACTAATGTCTCCATCAGCTCCTGGTCAACAATACTCTGTACCCACGCAGCAACGACCACAAGGGTCATCTACTTCAGCTCCTGGTCAACAGTACTCTGCACCTAATCAACAAGGACCACAAGGGGCATCTCCTTCAGCTCCTGGTCAACAGTACTCTGCACCCAATCAACAAGGACCACAAGGGGCATCTCCTTCAGCTCCTGGTCAACAGTACTCTGCACCCAATCAGCAAGGACAACAGGGAGCATCTCCTTCAGCTCCTGGTCAGCAGTACTCAGCCCCGAATCAGCAACGACCACAAGGGGCGTCTCCAGCAGCTCGTAGTCTACAGTTCTCAGCACCTAGTCAAGAACGACAGTCAATGACACCTCCTAGTCAGCTGTATTCACCAACAAATAAGCAGCAGCAGGCAATGGACCCTCCTAGTCAATATTACAGTATGCCTAACCCCTGA